DNA sequence from the Geitlerinema sp. PCC 9228 genome:
GCGGAGTTCTCGGAAGCGATCGCGGTTGTATACAATTAACAACCGATAGTCGCCACCAGTTGTTCCCAAAATCCCGCCAAAATCAGCATTTTCTCCTTTTTCGGCAGCCTGTTCCAAAATTTGCGCCCACTGTCCATCTCGTACCTCGGAAAATCCCCAAATATCGATATTTTCTAAAGGAGCAACATATTCTTGGGCAATGGTTTGTGGATCGGCATCCCTAGATTCTACATTAAAACCAACGGTTTGCCATTGCTGGTTGTTGCTACCGCAGCCGCCAATCCCCAAAGCCAGGCAGATGGTGAAAGCAATTAAATATCTCATAGCCAAATGGTACGATTGTGGTCATTTGAAATTTTTTAGATAATTTTTCTCGATCTACGATGATGGGAATTGCTTATGTCAGAAGATTCTCTTCCGCTTTATGAAAACAAGAAAGAGAAAATCAAAATAACCACCGAATGGCTGGAAATTCGCGATCGCAAATATCAGGTTCGCTATATCGAATTTTTAGAAAGAGACGACAAAGACCCGCCATTTTCCCTGGTGACTATTTTAATGTCCTTGATTCTCTGTCTTGTGTTCTGGTTCATCATACCAAATATTTTAAATTTAAACGAAAACGAAGCTCGAATCTCTACCAGCATCGGAATTATTTTCGGTGGAATA
Encoded proteins:
- a CDS encoding DUF6232 family protein gives rise to the protein MSEDSLPLYENKKEKIKITTEWLEIRDRKYQVRYIEFLERDDKDPPFSLVTILMSLILCLVFWFIIPNILNLNENEARISTSIGIIFGGIAAWKFFNPGEGNYKLSIRTVGGKEIEPELDDKQEMDKLQAALEQAIAQKRREDDGE